One part of the Brevundimonas subvibrioides ATCC 15264 genome encodes these proteins:
- a CDS encoding DUF817 domain-containing protein → MHRSDRLPWESWGRRKLDALQVVADRAAWSRLGFTFLMFGIKQAYACLFGGAMLGLILVTFLLWPDDAPVSRYDFLVVGAVLIQAAMLGLKLESWAEARVILLFHIAGTIMELFKTAHGSWVYPEDSVLRIGAVPLFSGFMYAAVGSYIARVQRIFHIRVRGYPPVWTTWVLAAAIYVNFFAHHWLPDIRTGLFVATALLFGRGWFWFTANRTRLKMPLLLGYLLVALFIWFAENLGTLGRAWAYPGQQAGWEMVSVSKLGSWFLLMIISVVMVSLVHRPEEEPR, encoded by the coding sequence GTGGAGCCGGTTGGGCTTCACCTTCCTGATGTTCGGGATCAAACAGGCCTATGCCTGTCTGTTCGGCGGCGCGATGCTGGGACTGATCCTGGTGACCTTCCTGCTGTGGCCGGACGATGCGCCGGTCTCGCGCTACGATTTTCTCGTCGTCGGGGCGGTCCTGATCCAGGCGGCGATGCTGGGTCTGAAGCTGGAGAGCTGGGCCGAGGCGCGGGTGATCCTGCTGTTCCACATCGCCGGGACCATCATGGAGCTGTTCAAGACAGCGCACGGGTCGTGGGTCTATCCGGAGGACTCGGTGCTGCGGATCGGGGCCGTGCCGCTGTTCTCGGGGTTCATGTATGCGGCCGTCGGCAGCTATATCGCGCGGGTGCAGCGGATCTTCCATATCCGGGTGCGGGGCTATCCGCCGGTGTGGACGACCTGGGTCCTGGCGGCCGCGATCTATGTCAATTTCTTCGCCCATCACTGGCTGCCGGACATCCGGACCGGATTGTTCGTGGCCACGGCCCTGCTGTTCGGGCGAGGGTGGTTCTGGTTCACGGCGAACCGCACGCGGCTGAAGATGCCCCTGCTGCTCGGCTATCTGCTGGTGGCCCTGTTCATCTGGTTCGCCGAAAATCTGGGGACCCTGGGGCGGGCCTGGGCCTATCCGGGACAGCAGGCGGGGTGGGAGATGGTGTCGGTGTCCAAGCTGGGGAGCTGGTTCCTGCTGATGATCATCTCGGTGGTGATGGTGTCGCTGGTGCACCGGCCGGAGGAGGAGCCGCGATGA
- a CDS encoding class I SAM-dependent methyltransferase, translating into MSDGWEASADAWVASQGDEGDFGRRWVMDAPMLERVRMRPYARALDVGCGEGRFCRMLSAEGVAAVGIDPTAALIDHARRLHPGGDYRVEAAEALGFGDGTFDLVVSYLSLIDIPDVRAAIAEMARVLAPGGRLLIANLAAYNSAADAHELGWVTLPDGRRAHAMDHYLDETVGWIAWKGIRIQNWHRPLGTYMTLLLEQGLTLTHFAEPRANPAGDPVRAAHYDRAPWFMLMEWAKA; encoded by the coding sequence ATGAGCGACGGATGGGAGGCCTCCGCCGACGCCTGGGTCGCCTCCCAGGGGGACGAGGGCGACTTCGGGCGACGCTGGGTCATGGACGCGCCGATGCTGGAGCGGGTCCGGATGAGGCCTTATGCCCGGGCGCTGGACGTCGGCTGCGGCGAGGGCCGGTTCTGCCGGATGCTGAGCGCGGAGGGGGTGGCGGCGGTCGGCATCGACCCCACGGCGGCCCTGATCGATCATGCGCGCCGGCTGCATCCCGGCGGCGACTACCGCGTCGAGGCGGCCGAGGCCCTGGGGTTCGGGGACGGCACCTTCGATCTGGTGGTCAGCTATCTGTCGCTGATCGACATTCCGGATGTGCGGGCCGCGATCGCGGAGATGGCGCGGGTGCTGGCCCCCGGCGGCCGGCTGCTGATCGCCAATCTGGCGGCCTACAACTCCGCCGCCGATGCCCATGAGCTGGGGTGGGTCACCCTGCCGGACGGGCGGCGGGCCCATGCCATGGATCATTATCTGGACGAGACGGTCGGCTGGATCGCCTGGAAGGGCATTCGCATCCAGAACTGGCACCGGCCGCTCGGCACCTACATGACGCTGCTGCTGGAGCAGGGGCTGACCCTGACGCACTTCGCCGAGCCACGCGCGAACCCGGCGGGCGATCCGGTGCGCGCGGCGCACTACGACCGCGCTCCCTGGTTCATGCTGATGGAGTGGGCGAAAGCCTAG
- a CDS encoding nitroreductase family protein, with protein MALPPSAALGTPLPLPTRSPDMLHRLATRRSAPAQALMDPGPSDGDIDTLLTLAARTPDHGKLFPWRFVVLGRQTRADLAERLAVMAVEQGLPGKATAVLAKLTAAPTTVLVISTAAPASKPVWEQELSAGAVCMNLEHAADALGFSSSWITDWYSYDPDALALFGVREGEKVAGFVHIGTVAEPPLERERPDVSALTTTLP; from the coding sequence ATGGCCCTGCCCCCTTCCGCCGCTCTCGGCACGCCCCTGCCCCTGCCCACCCGGTCGCCGGACATGCTGCACCGGCTGGCGACCCGCCGGTCCGCCCCGGCCCAGGCCCTGATGGACCCCGGCCCCTCGGACGGCGACATCGACACCCTTCTGACCCTGGCGGCCCGCACGCCCGACCATGGCAAGCTGTTTCCCTGGCGCTTCGTCGTCCTGGGACGCCAGACCCGCGCCGACCTCGCCGAACGCCTGGCGGTCATGGCCGTCGAGCAGGGCCTGCCCGGCAAGGCGACCGCCGTCCTGGCCAAGCTGACCGCCGCCCCGACCACCGTCCTCGTCATCTCGACCGCCGCCCCCGCCTCCAAGCCCGTCTGGGAACAGGAACTGTCGGCCGGCGCCGTGTGCATGAACCTGGAGCACGCCGCCGATGCGCTGGGCTTCTCGTCCAGCTGGATCACGGACTGGTACAGCTACGACCCCGACGCCCTGGCCCTGTTCGGCGTCCGCGAGGGCGAAAAGGTCGCCGGCTTCGTCCACATCGGCACCGTGGCCGAACCGCCCCTGGAGCGCGAACGCCCCGACGTCTCGGCCCTGACCACCACCCTGCCCTAG
- a CDS encoding NUDIX domain-containing protein, with protein sequence MDDQDPFGEDRPVPAWAEGLPTPVPWQDRGHDVVYETPWMKVTQHDAVAPTGRAARYGVLRFKNLATGVLPVHADGTVTLVGQARFARGNYSWEMPEGGAPFDEDPLQGAMRELAEEAGLKAGAWKRALAIEVSNSITDEIGLTWIAWDLTPVPLDPDPTEVIAVVRVPFTQLLHEIERGAVLDGFTVATAYRAYHMAREGQLPGWLAHAMLTRS encoded by the coding sequence ATGGACGATCAGGATCCCTTCGGCGAGGACCGCCCCGTTCCGGCCTGGGCCGAGGGGCTGCCGACGCCCGTGCCGTGGCAGGATCGGGGGCACGACGTCGTCTATGAAACGCCCTGGATGAAGGTGACGCAGCACGACGCGGTGGCCCCGACCGGGCGGGCGGCGCGCTATGGCGTGTTGCGATTCAAGAACCTGGCGACCGGGGTCCTGCCGGTCCACGCGGACGGGACCGTCACCCTGGTGGGTCAGGCGCGCTTCGCCCGGGGCAACTATTCGTGGGAGATGCCCGAGGGCGGGGCCCCGTTCGATGAGGACCCGCTGCAGGGCGCGATGCGCGAGCTGGCCGAGGAGGCCGGGCTGAAGGCCGGGGCGTGGAAGCGGGCGCTGGCCATCGAGGTCTCGAACTCGATCACCGACGAGATCGGCCTGACCTGGATCGCATGGGATCTGACGCCCGTGCCGCTCGACCCCGACCCGACCGAGGTGATCGCCGTGGTGCGGGTGCCGTTCACCCAGCTGCTGCACGAGATCGAGCGCGGCGCGGTGCTGGACGGGTTCACGGTGGCGACGGCCTACCGGGCCTACCATATGGCGCGGGAAGGGCAGCTGCCGGGCTGGCTGGCGCACGCCATGCTTACAAGATCGTGA
- the cysE gene encoding serine O-acetyltransferase — translation MHKLEVVASQDGIWSQLRASAEEAARSEPHLGSLMNATILSHIDLANALSFQIARKIGDAELAPMSVREVCAFAFWSDPSIVASAEADLQAVAERDPAIKSLLQPFLYFKGFQALQAWRVAHWLWGQGRETLAFHFQSRISELFQLDIHPGAKIGSGIFLDHGTGIVIGETAVIGDEVSMLHGVTLGGTGAERGDRHPKIGKGVLLGAGAKVLGNIVVGDYAKVASGSVVLKPVPAGCTVAGVPARLVNCPTDATPARTMDHTLADIVYDFVI, via the coding sequence ATGCACAAGCTGGAAGTGGTCGCCTCGCAGGACGGCATCTGGAGCCAGTTGCGGGCGTCGGCCGAGGAGGCCGCGCGCAGCGAACCTCACCTGGGGTCGCTGATGAACGCGACCATCCTGTCCCATATCGATCTGGCCAATGCCCTGAGCTTCCAGATCGCGCGCAAGATCGGCGACGCCGAACTGGCCCCGATGAGCGTGCGCGAGGTCTGCGCCTTCGCCTTCTGGTCGGACCCCTCGATCGTCGCCTCGGCCGAGGCGGACCTGCAGGCCGTGGCTGAGCGGGATCCGGCGATCAAGTCGCTGCTGCAGCCGTTCCTCTATTTCAAGGGCTTCCAAGCCCTGCAGGCCTGGCGGGTGGCGCACTGGCTGTGGGGTCAGGGACGCGAGACCCTGGCCTTCCACTTCCAGAGCCGGATCTCGGAGCTGTTCCAGCTGGACATCCATCCGGGGGCGAAAATCGGGTCCGGCATCTTCCTCGATCACGGCACGGGCATCGTCATTGGCGAGACGGCGGTGATCGGCGACGAGGTGTCGATGCTGCACGGGGTGACCCTGGGCGGGACCGGGGCCGAACGCGGCGACCGTCACCCCAAGATCGGCAAGGGCGTCCTGCTGGGGGCCGGGGCCAAGGTGCTGGGCAATATCGTGGTCGGCGACTACGCCAAGGTGGCCTCGGGGTCGGTGGTGCTGAAGCCGGTGCCGGCGGGCTGCACCGTGGCCGGGGTCCCCGCGCGTCTGGTCAACTGCCCGACCGATGCGACGCCCGCCCGGACCATGGATCATACCCTGGCCGACATCGTTTATGACTTCGTGATCTGA
- a CDS encoding DUF3126 family protein: protein MKRIETHLKRTFNTGGIVVKPRPKVTDSAEVYVGDEFIGVVFDDEDEDGSFMFEMAILAEDLPAD from the coding sequence ATGAAGCGCATCGAGACCCACCTGAAGCGCACATTCAATACGGGCGGGATCGTCGTGAAGCCCCGGCCCAAGGTGACCGATTCCGCCGAGGTCTATGTCGGTGACGAGTTCATCGGCGTCGTGTTCGACGACGAGGACGAGGACGGCAGCTTCATGTTCGAGATGGCCATCCTGGCCGAGGACCTGCCCGCCGACTGA
- a CDS encoding 50S ribosomal protein L11 methyltransferase, with amino-acid sequence MSYNPVQIIAHGSRVACEAAAEDIDTDVMLEGATYSILEEDEDRDVWRIDAFPTSEAEADGLVARLALHTGVTVKVETLADADWLAMSLSGLPPVRAGRFFVYGAHDQGRVPPNAVNLKIDAGAAFGTGHHGTTVGCLVAYDELLKRERFEKVLDVGCGTGVLAIAAARTGAALAVGTDIDAPSVRIANENAKLNQAHARFVHASGLNDVKVRAGAPYDLVFANILAPPLVALSQDIKMSLRIGGVAILSGLLRTQERRVSAAYLSRGFRLERRIHRDAWSALVLRRMG; translated from the coding sequence ATGTCCTATAATCCCGTTCAAATCATCGCCCACGGCTCGCGCGTCGCTTGCGAAGCGGCGGCCGAGGACATCGACACCGACGTCATGCTGGAAGGCGCGACCTATTCCATCCTGGAAGAGGACGAGGACCGGGACGTCTGGCGCATCGACGCCTTCCCCACTTCCGAGGCCGAGGCCGACGGTCTGGTGGCGCGGCTGGCCCTGCACACCGGTGTGACGGTCAAGGTCGAGACCCTGGCGGACGCCGACTGGCTGGCCATGTCGCTGTCGGGGCTGCCGCCGGTGCGGGCCGGCCGGTTCTTCGTCTACGGGGCGCACGACCAGGGGCGGGTGCCGCCCAATGCCGTGAACCTGAAGATCGACGCCGGCGCGGCGTTCGGGACAGGACACCACGGCACGACAGTCGGCTGTCTGGTCGCCTATGACGAGCTGCTGAAGCGCGAGCGGTTCGAGAAGGTGCTGGACGTCGGTTGCGGCACGGGCGTGCTGGCCATCGCGGCCGCCCGCACCGGCGCGGCCCTGGCCGTCGGGACCGATATCGATGCGCCCTCGGTGCGGATCGCCAACGAGAACGCGAAGCTGAACCAGGCCCATGCCCGGTTCGTCCATGCGTCCGGCCTGAACGACGTCAAGGTCCGGGCGGGTGCGCCCTACGATCTAGTGTTCGCCAACATCCTGGCCCCGCCCCTGGTCGCCCTGTCGCAGGACATCAAGATGAGCCTGCGCATCGGCGGGGTGGCCATCCTGTCGGGCCTGCTGCGCACGCAGGAGCGGCGGGTGTCGGCCGCCTATCTGTCGCGCGGGTTCCGGCTGGAGCGCCGCATCCACCGGGATGCCTGGAGCGCCCTGGTCCTGCGCCGGATGGGCTGA
- a CDS encoding aminopeptidase P family protein, producing the protein MRQTFDETTDPSFGAEHLPLVRAAMARQGLDGFLVPHEDEHQNEYLPAANDRLAWVTGFTGSAGAGVVLKDRAAVFADGRYTVQVRAQVDAGQFEILDLVEGGVPAYLEKIPDGMVIGYDPRLHSPDALARLKRASAKAGATLKPVDHNPVDVAWAEARPAQPTAPVVPHEDRYAGESSASKRARIGAAIAEAGAEACVLTAPSSIAWLFNVRGGDVIRSPLPLAQAIVAANGTAMLFLDPAKVTNELPGWLGDDVTLMNPGELPQALEGMKGVRVLIDPAQSSAWYFDRLALVGATVVKGMDPCALPRAAKNPVEIEGSRQAHIRDGAALARFLHWVDTVAQVELPDERQVVEALERFREETGALKDLSFDTIAGVGPNAALPHYKPVTRTIRRMETGSLLLVDGGGQYLDGTTDVTRTMAIGEPSADQRRMFTLVLKGHIAMATVRFPAGTTGHQLDALARLPMWMAGLDYDHGTGHGVGSYLGVHEGPQRIAKAVNSQPLLTGMILSNEPGYYREGHWGIRIETLQVVTPPEAVPGGERPMHGFEQLTFAPLDRRLIDVALLTADERAYVDAYHAETLAKVGPLLDGVVLAWLERQCAPL; encoded by the coding sequence ATGCGCCAGACCTTCGACGAAACCACCGATCCGTCCTTCGGAGCGGAACACCTTCCGCTCGTGCGCGCCGCGATGGCGCGTCAGGGGCTGGACGGGTTTCTGGTCCCGCACGAGGACGAGCATCAGAACGAATACCTGCCGGCGGCCAACGACCGGCTGGCCTGGGTGACCGGCTTCACCGGCTCGGCGGGCGCGGGCGTGGTCCTGAAGGACCGGGCGGCGGTGTTCGCGGACGGTCGGTACACCGTTCAGGTCCGCGCCCAGGTCGATGCGGGGCAGTTCGAGATCCTCGACCTCGTCGAGGGTGGGGTGCCGGCCTATCTGGAGAAGATCCCCGACGGCATGGTGATCGGATACGATCCTCGCCTGCACAGTCCCGATGCCCTCGCACGGCTGAAGCGCGCCTCGGCCAAAGCCGGTGCCACGCTGAAGCCCGTGGACCACAACCCGGTCGACGTCGCATGGGCCGAGGCGAGACCGGCCCAGCCGACGGCTCCCGTCGTGCCGCATGAGGATCGCTATGCGGGCGAGAGCAGCGCGTCCAAGCGCGCCCGGATCGGCGCGGCGATCGCCGAGGCCGGGGCCGAGGCCTGCGTCCTCACCGCCCCCTCGTCGATCGCCTGGCTGTTCAATGTGCGGGGTGGGGACGTAATCCGGTCGCCGCTGCCGCTCGCCCAGGCCATCGTGGCGGCCAATGGCACGGCGATGCTGTTCCTCGATCCCGCCAAGGTCACCAACGAATTGCCCGGCTGGCTGGGCGACGACGTGACCCTGATGAACCCCGGCGAGCTGCCGCAGGCGCTGGAAGGCATGAAGGGCGTGCGTGTCCTGATCGATCCGGCCCAGTCATCGGCCTGGTATTTCGACCGGCTGGCCCTGGTCGGAGCCACGGTGGTCAAGGGGATGGATCCCTGCGCCCTGCCGCGCGCGGCCAAGAACCCGGTCGAGATCGAGGGATCGCGTCAGGCCCACATCCGCGACGGCGCGGCGCTCGCCCGGTTTCTGCACTGGGTCGACACGGTCGCCCAGGTCGAGCTGCCCGACGAACGCCAGGTGGTCGAGGCGCTGGAGCGGTTTCGCGAGGAAACCGGGGCGCTGAAGGACCTCAGCTTCGACACCATCGCCGGGGTCGGGCCCAATGCGGCCCTGCCGCACTACAAGCCGGTGACGCGCACGATCCGCAGGATGGAGACGGGCTCGCTGCTGCTGGTGGACGGCGGCGGCCAGTATCTGGACGGCACGACCGACGTCACCCGGACCATGGCCATCGGCGAGCCCTCGGCCGATCAGCGGCGCATGTTCACCCTGGTGCTGAAGGGCCATATCGCCATGGCGACGGTGCGCTTTCCGGCGGGCACGACGGGCCACCAGCTGGACGCTCTGGCCCGCCTGCCGATGTGGATGGCGGGGCTGGACTACGACCACGGGACCGGCCACGGCGTGGGGAGCTATCTGGGGGTCCACGAAGGGCCGCAGAGGATCGCCAAGGCGGTGAACAGCCAGCCCCTGCTGACCGGCATGATCCTGTCGAACGAGCCCGGCTACTATCGCGAGGGCCACTGGGGCATCCGGATCGAGACCCTGCAGGTGGTCACGCCGCCCGAGGCCGTTCCGGGCGGCGAGCGGCCGATGCACGGGTTCGAACAGCTGACCTTCGCGCCGCTGGACCGGCGGCTGATCGACGTCGCCCTGCTGACGGCGGACGAGCGGGCCTATGTCGATGCCTATCATGCGGAGACGCTGGCGAAGGTGGGGCCGCTGCTGGACGGTGTGGTTCTGGCCTGGCTGGAGCGGCAGTGCGCGCCGCTCTGA
- a CDS encoding aldo/keto reductase: MKTRRLGPNGPEVSSVGLGCMGMSAFYGAPSDEATATGVLHRALELGVTLFDTAEMYGPYTNEELLGRAFAGRRDRIFLATKFGIGYNAERTALKVDGSPANVRRAIEGSLKRLNTDHVDLYYLHRVDPDTPIEETVGAMAELVTEGKVRFLGLSEAAPETLRKAHATHPITALQTEYSLWSREPEDGILQTCEELGIGFVPYSPLGRGFLSGDIQSIDDLEEGDFRRTNPRFMGENFQKNIDLVKAVTAIATDKGVTAAQLALAWVLAQGEHLVPIPGTRRVTTLEDNVASAEVALTAGDLARIEAVFPKDAAAGERYAAAGRAALNR; the protein is encoded by the coding sequence ATGAAGACCCGTCGTCTTGGACCGAACGGTCCCGAGGTTTCGTCCGTGGGCCTGGGCTGCATGGGGATGAGCGCCTTCTACGGCGCGCCCTCCGACGAGGCGACCGCGACGGGCGTGCTGCACCGGGCGCTGGAGCTGGGTGTCACCCTGTTCGACACGGCCGAGATGTACGGCCCCTATACGAACGAGGAACTGCTGGGCCGGGCCTTCGCGGGCCGGCGCGACCGCATCTTCCTCGCGACAAAGTTCGGCATCGGCTACAATGCGGAGCGCACGGCGCTGAAGGTCGACGGCTCGCCCGCCAATGTGCGCCGCGCGATCGAGGGCAGCCTGAAGCGGCTGAACACCGACCACGTCGATCTCTACTATCTGCACCGCGTCGATCCGGACACGCCGATCGAGGAGACGGTGGGCGCGATGGCCGAACTGGTCACCGAGGGCAAGGTCCGGTTCCTGGGGCTGTCCGAGGCCGCGCCGGAGACCCTGCGCAAGGCGCATGCGACCCATCCGATCACGGCCCTGCAAACCGAATACTCGCTGTGGTCGCGCGAACCCGAGGACGGGATCCTTCAAACCTGCGAGGAGCTGGGCATCGGCTTCGTGCCCTACAGCCCTCTGGGTCGCGGCTTCCTGTCGGGGGACATCCAGTCGATCGACGACCTGGAGGAGGGCGATTTCCGCCGGACCAATCCCCGCTTCATGGGCGAGAACTTCCAGAAGAACATCGACCTGGTGAAGGCGGTGACGGCGATCGCCACGGACAAGGGCGTGACGGCCGCGCAGCTGGCCCTCGCCTGGGTGCTGGCGCAGGGGGAGCATCTGGTGCCGATCCCCGGGACGCGGCGCGTGACGACGCTGGAGGACAATGTCGCCTCGGCCGAGGTGGCGCTGACGGCCGGGGATCTGGCCCGCATCGAAGCGGTCTTCCCCAAGGATGCCGCCGCCGGCGAACGCTATGCGGCCGCCGGCCGGGCCGCGCTGAACCGCTAG
- a CDS encoding DUF2147 domain-containing protein, with the protein MIRPLALAALAMSTLAAPAMAQSTDPTGLWQTPTNGGQVRIARCGQALCGTLVTSNNIRSNPGLLDENNSNRALRTRTIRNVQLLSGFTGGPTEWRGGQVYNPEDGRTYRGTITLTNPNTLNLRGCVVAPLCRNQTWTRVR; encoded by the coding sequence ATGATCCGTCCCCTCGCCCTCGCCGCGCTCGCGATGTCCACGCTCGCCGCCCCCGCCATGGCCCAGAGCACCGACCCGACCGGCCTGTGGCAGACCCCGACCAACGGCGGCCAGGTCCGGATCGCCCGCTGCGGCCAGGCGCTGTGCGGGACCCTGGTGACGTCCAACAATATCCGCAGCAACCCCGGCCTGCTGGACGAGAACAACTCCAACCGCGCCCTGCGGACCCGCACGATCCGCAACGTCCAGCTGCTGAGCGGCTTCACGGGCGGGCCGACCGAATGGCGCGGCGGTCAGGTCTACAATCCCGAGGACGGCCGCACCTATCGCGGCACCATCACCCTGACCAACCCCAACACCCTGAACCTGCGCGGCTGCGTGGTCGCGCCCCTGTGCCGCAACCAGACCTGGACCCGCGTGCGCTAG
- the ligA gene encoding NAD-dependent DNA ligase LigA, with amino-acid sequence MALTPVESLNEVEAEAELARLAAEMAAHDAAYAEAAPTVSDADYDAMKARNLAIETRFPALVRSDSPSLKVGAPVSTQFTEVRHGVPMLSLDNAFEAADVTDFVARIRRFLNLPADEVVAFTAEPKIDGLSANLRYEDGVLVQGATRGDGRAGEDITANLKTIADIPHRLNGKGWPARIEVRGEVYAPNDAFAAFNAEAEAAGRRTYANPRNFAAGSLRQIDPTVTAARPLRFFAYAWGETSEPFAETQAGALEAFEAWGFPVNPRSVRVEGSDGLIDVYRGLETDRAGLGYDIDGVVYKVDRLDWQTRLGFVSRSPRWAIAHKFPAQQATTVLEGIDIQVGRTGSLTPVARLAPVTVGGVVVRNATLHNEDEIARKDVRIGDTVVLQRAGDVIPQIVSVVLDKRPADALPYVFPTHCPVCGSEAVREGDDVRRRCTGGLICSAQLIERLKHFVSRRAFDIEGLGEKQLSAFHDRGWIHEPADIFRLARDADKLDALRAEDGYGETSVRNLVAGIDARRVISLERLIFGLGIRDIGDQTSLLLARHFGDWASFHAAAMEAASGIPSPEWTQLAEGHGVSPRTLSVMAAATLSPADPWPEAPIDQKLALAFPGIAAPARRALGPLAVDWAGIVELARIAREDGPSMTLGEIAGIAGVGPVAARAVADFFHEPHNQAVVAALLAELTTVQDAERPKSDTAVTGKTVVFTGALERFTRDEAKARAESLGAKVSGSVSKKTDYLVAGPGAGSKLADAQKHGVAVLTEDEWLALIGG; translated from the coding sequence ATGGCCCTGACCCCCGTCGAATCCCTGAACGAAGTTGAGGCTGAGGCCGAGCTGGCCCGGCTGGCCGCCGAAATGGCCGCGCACGACGCCGCCTATGCCGAGGCCGCGCCGACGGTATCGGACGCCGACTACGACGCGATGAAGGCCCGCAACCTGGCCATCGAGACCCGGTTTCCGGCGCTGGTGCGGTCCGATTCGCCGTCGCTCAAGGTCGGGGCCCCCGTCTCGACCCAGTTTACCGAGGTGCGCCACGGCGTACCCATGCTGTCGCTGGACAATGCCTTCGAGGCCGCCGACGTGACGGACTTCGTCGCCCGCATCCGGCGCTTCCTGAACCTCCCGGCGGACGAGGTCGTCGCCTTCACGGCCGAACCCAAGATCGACGGCCTGTCGGCCAACCTGCGCTACGAGGACGGTGTCCTGGTCCAGGGGGCGACCCGCGGCGACGGCCGGGCGGGCGAGGACATCACCGCCAATCTGAAGACCATCGCCGACATTCCGCACCGGCTGAACGGCAAGGGCTGGCCCGCCCGCATCGAGGTGCGCGGCGAGGTCTATGCCCCCAACGACGCCTTCGCCGCCTTCAATGCCGAGGCCGAGGCTGCCGGCCGGCGGACCTACGCCAACCCCCGCAACTTCGCCGCCGGGTCGCTGCGCCAGATCGATCCGACCGTGACGGCCGCCCGGCCCCTGCGGTTCTTCGCCTATGCCTGGGGCGAGACGTCCGAGCCGTTCGCGGAGACCCAGGCCGGCGCGCTTGAGGCCTTCGAGGCCTGGGGCTTTCCGGTCAATCCGCGCTCGGTCCGGGTCGAGGGGTCCGACGGCCTGATCGACGTCTATCGCGGTCTGGAGACCGACCGCGCGGGTCTCGGCTATGACATCGACGGCGTCGTCTACAAGGTCGACCGGCTGGACTGGCAGACCCGCCTCGGCTTCGTCTCCCGCAGCCCGCGCTGGGCCATCGCCCACAAATTCCCGGCCCAGCAGGCGACCACGGTGCTGGAGGGCATCGACATCCAGGTCGGTCGCACCGGCTCCCTGACCCCCGTCGCCCGCCTCGCCCCCGTCACCGTCGGCGGCGTGGTGGTGCGCAACGCCACCCTGCACAACGAGGACGAGATCGCGCGCAAGGACGTCCGTATCGGCGACACCGTCGTGCTGCAGCGCGCCGGGGACGTCATCCCCCAGATCGTCTCCGTGGTGCTGGACAAGCGCCCGGCCGACGCCTTGCCCTATGTGTTCCCGACCCACTGCCCGGTCTGTGGGTCCGAGGCGGTGCGCGAGGGCGACGACGTGCGCCGCCGCTGCACCGGCGGGCTGATCTGCAGCGCCCAGCTGATCGAGCGGCTGAAGCATTTCGTCTCGCGCCGCGCCTTCGACATCGAGGGGCTGGGCGAGAAACAGCTCAGCGCCTTCCACGACCGCGGCTGGATCCACGAGCCCGCCGACATCTTCCGCCTGGCCCGGGACGCCGACAAGCTGGACGCCCTGCGCGCCGAGGACGGCTATGGCGAGACGAGCGTGCGCAACCTGGTCGCGGGCATCGACGCGCGCCGCGTCATCAGCCTCGAACGGCTGATCTTCGGCCTCGGCATCCGCGACATCGGCGACCAGACCTCCCTCCTGCTTGCCCGCCATTTCGGCGACTGGGCCAGCTTCCACGCCGCGGCGATGGAGGCCGCGTCGGGCATCCCCTCGCCGGAATGGACGCAGCTGGCCGAGGGCCATGGCGTTTCGCCCCGCACCCTGTCGGTCATGGCGGCCGCCACCCTTTCGCCCGCCGATCCCTGGCCCGAGGCTCCGATCGACCAGAAGCTGGCCCTCGCCTTCCCCGGCATCGCCGCCCCCGCACGCCGCGCGCTGGGTCCGCTCGCAGTCGACTGGGCGGGCATCGTCGAACTGGCCCGGATCGCGCGCGAGGACGGCCCGTCGATGACGCTGGGCGAGATCGCGGGCATCGCCGGCGTCGGGCCCGTCGCCGCCCGCGCGGTCGCCGACTTCTTCCATGAGCCGCACAACCAGGCCGTCGTCGCCGCCCTGCTGGCGGAACTGACCACCGTCCAGGATGCCGAACGCCCCAAGTCCGACACCGCCGTCACGGGTAAGACCGTGGTCTTCACCGGCGCGCTGGAGCGGTTCACCCGCGACGAGGCCAAGGCCCGGGCCGAAAGCCTGGGGGCCAAGGTCTCCGGTTCGGTGTCGAAGAAGACCGACTACCTCGTCGCCGGCCCCGGCGCGGGGTCGAAACTGGCCGACGCGCAGAAGCACGGCGTCGCCGTCCTGACCGAGGACGAATGGCTGGCGCTGATCGGCGGTTGA